A genome region from Fervidobacterium changbaicum includes the following:
- a CDS encoding DUF6485 family protein: MPAGCPSLEKNLKNCTCTYLSCNKRGKCCECVAYHRSLGEIPGCFFTKEGERTWDRSIENFIRDRGRK; the protein is encoded by the coding sequence ATGCCAGCAGGATGTCCATCTTTGGAAAAGAACCTCAAAAATTGTACCTGCACGTACCTTTCGTGTAATAAACGAGGAAAGTGCTGCGAATGTGTAGCATACCACAGAAGCCTCGGAGAAATCCCGGGTTGCTTTTTCACCAAAGAAGGAGAGCGCACTTGGGATAGGTCTATAGAAAACTTCATCAGGGATAGGGGAAGAAAATAA
- a CDS encoding AAA family ATPase, translating into MEKTQKKLHERVIENVEKVIKGKSEQIKIVLAAMYAGGHVLLEDVPGVGKTILARSLAISLGLNFKRVQFTPDLLPTDLTGLSIYDRKTETFVFREGPVFTDILLADEINRATPRTQSALLEAMAERQVTVDGVTHKLSNNFFVIATQNPIEYEGTFPLPEAQLDRFTIRISLGYPDKESEMEILESQKVRHPIDELKAVGTSEEFSNEKLRVREVKISQEVKEYIVNIVDATRRHESLKYGSSPRGSLALMHVSMAWAYINGRDFVLPDDVKKVAPYVLIHRIIQNTESKILRESKEDILNDILEKVPVVVEK; encoded by the coding sequence ATGGAGAAAACTCAAAAGAAGTTGCACGAAAGAGTTATCGAAAACGTTGAGAAAGTTATCAAGGGCAAAAGTGAGCAGATAAAAATCGTGCTCGCTGCCATGTATGCGGGCGGTCACGTTCTGTTGGAAGACGTTCCCGGTGTTGGTAAAACCATACTTGCCCGGTCACTTGCAATATCTCTTGGCCTTAACTTTAAGCGCGTACAATTCACACCAGATTTACTTCCCACAGATTTGACAGGTTTGTCAATTTACGACAGGAAGACGGAAACGTTTGTTTTTAGAGAAGGCCCTGTATTTACCGATATTCTTTTAGCTGATGAAATCAACCGTGCTACACCAAGAACGCAATCGGCACTATTAGAGGCTATGGCGGAAAGGCAGGTCACGGTGGATGGTGTAACACATAAATTGTCAAACAACTTCTTCGTAATAGCGACACAAAATCCAATAGAATACGAAGGAACTTTTCCGCTTCCGGAAGCCCAGCTAGATAGATTTACAATAAGAATAAGTCTTGGGTATCCTGACAAAGAAAGCGAGATGGAAATCCTTGAATCTCAAAAAGTGAGGCATCCCATTGATGAATTGAAAGCGGTTGGAACATCAGAAGAATTTTCGAACGAGAAACTTAGAGTTAGAGAAGTCAAGATAAGTCAAGAAGTCAAGGAATACATCGTAAATATCGTCGATGCAACAAGGCGTCATGAATCGCTTAAGTATGGTTCGAGTCCGAGAGGAAGCCTTGCATTAATGCATGTCAGCATGGCGTGGGCGTATATCAACGGAAGGGACTTCGTGCTTCCAGATGATGTGAAGAAAGTAGCCCCATATGTTTTGATTCATAGAATTATTCAAAACACGGAATCGAAGATTCTAAGAGAGTCAAAAGAAGACATTCTAAACGACATTCTTGAAAAAGTACCGGTTGTTGTGGAAAAATAA
- a CDS encoding DUF58 domain-containing protein has protein sequence MKSTEKKENRRTWSKVSPAFYVIIILSVILSAFVYNKYVWLLDILSGWVIFDYLALKFHSKALKTDVAGRTRVFINERFDIVITISSESKKALTIEVVPPAVVKKAPTRLVINPGESVSLPFDTFFGTRGTKDLGYYTIKIESFTGLFQILITEPTPFKVKVFPRLEHAEAEVERILEMLPVVKSKHKLVEDISYIRNVREYEREPLNRIHWKQSAKMGELMVKEYEYVGTTRNYILLDLNLPAGIYSKAAWEFIHKKYQEEAIKATAGLLKYFSDRHEKTNLLISHAKGTYDLSFADYVLYFDYLAEVEGTLENEQYTSELLEHIIDVVQPTDTVLLIGMFLTKSEVDRLLRLRTRCGRVIVLIMPYGYREATSKKFKSYFDVPIEIRELYQYAKVLREENVIVQVWHENTSFMEGLLKLTDSAQI, from the coding sequence ATGAAAAGCACGGAAAAGAAGGAAAATCGAAGAACATGGTCAAAGGTGAGTCCGGCGTTTTATGTTATAATCATTCTTTCAGTTATTCTGAGTGCTTTTGTTTACAACAAGTACGTGTGGCTACTCGATATCTTATCAGGTTGGGTGATTTTCGACTACTTGGCCCTGAAATTCCATTCCAAAGCGCTGAAGACCGACGTTGCTGGGAGAACGCGTGTGTTTATCAATGAACGATTTGACATAGTGATAACAATCTCTTCTGAAAGTAAAAAGGCACTGACCATAGAGGTTGTTCCACCGGCGGTTGTTAAGAAAGCTCCGACACGTTTAGTTATCAATCCCGGAGAGTCTGTTTCTCTCCCATTCGATACGTTTTTTGGAACACGTGGAACGAAAGACTTAGGGTATTACACGATAAAAATTGAAAGTTTCACAGGTTTGTTCCAAATTCTAATCACAGAACCGACACCTTTCAAAGTTAAGGTCTTTCCAAGACTTGAACACGCTGAAGCTGAGGTGGAAAGGATTTTGGAAATGCTCCCTGTTGTGAAGAGCAAACACAAGCTTGTTGAGGATATATCATATATCAGAAATGTGCGAGAGTACGAACGTGAGCCACTAAATAGGATCCACTGGAAGCAAAGTGCTAAGATGGGAGAATTGATGGTTAAAGAGTACGAATACGTAGGAACAACAAGGAATTACATTCTTCTTGATTTAAACCTCCCTGCTGGCATATATTCAAAAGCGGCTTGGGAGTTCATACACAAAAAGTACCAAGAAGAAGCAATAAAAGCGACTGCAGGACTACTTAAGTACTTCTCTGACAGGCACGAAAAAACAAATTTGCTGATATCTCATGCAAAGGGGACGTACGACCTTTCATTTGCAGATTACGTACTTTACTTCGATTACTTGGCGGAAGTCGAAGGAACACTCGAAAATGAACAGTACACTTCTGAACTCTTAGAGCACATCATAGATGTTGTTCAACCAACGGATACGGTCTTGTTAATAGGTATGTTCTTAACAAAGTCTGAGGTTGACCGCCTGCTGAGATTAAGGACAAGGTGCGGAAGAGTTATCGTTTTGATTATGCCATATGGATACAGAGAGGCAACGAGTAAGAAGTTCAAGTCGTATTTTGACGTTCCGATTGAAATAAGGGAATTGTACCAGTACGCGAAGGTCTTGCGGGAAGAAAATGTTATCGTTCAAGTGTGGCATGAAAATACGAGCTTTATGGAAGGCTTGTTGAAACTCACGGACAGTGCACAGATTTAG
- a CDS encoding WD40 repeat domain-containing protein: MKAILFYIGLFSVLFFEMFQNVVFTLDFTLYGHNSAVWDLKIDNDKLYSVGADGTLKVWNKELLPLQSITTHGSWARCVTVNDKYVAVGGYKPDNTIKIYDKHTMKLLHTLKGHAGSVFSLNFHNTMLISAGSDNTIIIWKDFKLFKSLKIHDGWIRKIVVFGNYLISGDENGRIAFSSLEDFNLKQSFEFGSQVLSLHAFKNVLYSGFSDGSMYRFRIEKNTIRAEKVLSFQSAVQSIVDDGKFLYVSVGGKVIVLSGEKNILKVVKDLDVSVSEITALQITDNMIFASNREGEILKYSTDGKYIKKAPKHFLSSAKIHANKDTLVAGREDGTIESYNVFSGLMRWNYKNDGSLRCILALNESVIVGDALGKLLVLRNGKVEGSFSNEDAIISCVPDLSGKNVIYLGSRGKILTLENINDKWTLKTISKIPEEWATSIYVDGEILYFGTNIGNVYVLDKKNYQAKLIKFYPSAVVKIAKTGNHIFVFYFDGTYALFDGKSWNVQRSDVFPLYSGLVADSQMYLGGSKLRIGNDTLEFEAFVVDLANLPGTRHSFFASLSNGVVLQIENGNVVRRFSGQLGAISTIYANGVVACGHEDGKVTLWTYNVKQNTFQLTMVLDDHIDSVKSVASYKNYVISASNDRTIKIWDFKTGKLVNMLIGHSGYVWSILVVGDILVSGGWDGKVILWDLKTFQKLKTYEFPKLSFTDIFALSEEEIYLTTLEGFVVRIYKGQTKKVKISEQTLWSIDSNYVGNLASSKVRIYTAGWDGRVYILDKELKKIGEFRCHNSTIFKVIHFDQKLFTAGTDNLIKVWDLTGDEPKNIGVHSKFRQSILSVALSKTLGKLITTDGKNLVSVDLGDIPK, from the coding sequence TTGAAAGCTATTCTCTTCTATATCGGATTATTCAGTGTCTTATTCTTTGAAATGTTCCAGAATGTAGTTTTTACATTAGACTTTACTCTTTACGGTCACAACTCTGCGGTTTGGGATTTGAAAATCGATAACGACAAGCTTTATTCAGTTGGTGCAGATGGAACACTAAAAGTGTGGAACAAAGAGCTCCTGCCACTACAGAGTATCACAACTCACGGTAGTTGGGCAAGGTGCGTTACCGTTAACGACAAATACGTTGCTGTAGGAGGCTATAAGCCTGATAACACGATCAAGATTTACGATAAACATACGATGAAGCTACTCCACACTCTGAAAGGGCACGCTGGCTCGGTCTTTTCTCTCAATTTTCATAACACCATGCTTATCTCGGCTGGTTCTGACAATACAATAATCATCTGGAAGGATTTCAAATTGTTCAAATCTCTTAAAATCCACGACGGATGGATTAGAAAAATTGTCGTCTTCGGTAACTACCTCATCTCAGGTGATGAGAACGGAAGAATCGCTTTTTCTTCACTCGAAGACTTCAATCTCAAGCAGTCCTTCGAATTTGGTTCACAGGTGCTATCACTTCACGCGTTTAAAAATGTTTTGTATTCTGGGTTTTCTGATGGTTCAATGTACAGATTTCGTATAGAAAAGAACACAATAAGAGCTGAGAAGGTTTTATCTTTTCAATCCGCTGTTCAATCGATAGTTGATGATGGGAAATTTTTGTACGTATCAGTTGGAGGTAAAGTTATAGTTCTCAGCGGCGAGAAAAACATTCTAAAAGTAGTGAAAGATTTGGACGTTTCTGTTTCGGAGATCACAGCATTGCAGATAACTGACAACATGATATTTGCTTCGAACAGGGAAGGAGAAATACTCAAGTACTCAACTGACGGAAAATATATAAAAAAAGCTCCCAAGCATTTTTTGTCATCTGCGAAAATTCACGCAAACAAAGATACACTTGTTGCTGGTAGAGAAGATGGAACTATTGAAAGCTACAACGTATTCAGCGGTTTGATGAGGTGGAACTACAAGAATGACGGTAGTTTGAGATGTATCCTCGCACTGAATGAATCAGTTATCGTTGGAGATGCGCTTGGGAAATTGCTTGTATTAAGAAATGGCAAAGTCGAAGGCTCCTTTAGCAACGAAGATGCGATTATAAGTTGTGTCCCTGACCTTTCAGGAAAGAACGTAATCTACCTTGGCAGCCGTGGAAAGATCTTAACTTTGGAAAACATCAATGACAAATGGACACTGAAGACGATTTCGAAAATTCCAGAAGAATGGGCCACGTCAATATACGTTGATGGAGAAATCCTTTACTTTGGCACCAATATCGGTAATGTTTACGTGCTTGACAAAAAGAATTACCAAGCGAAATTGATAAAGTTTTATCCCAGCGCTGTTGTAAAGATCGCCAAAACTGGCAATCATATTTTTGTCTTCTATTTTGATGGGACATATGCTTTGTTTGATGGTAAGTCTTGGAACGTTCAAAGAAGTGACGTATTTCCTCTGTACAGCGGGTTGGTTGCAGATTCACAGATGTACTTAGGTGGTTCGAAATTGAGAATTGGCAACGACACTTTGGAATTCGAAGCCTTTGTAGTTGACCTTGCAAATTTACCGGGAACTCGTCACAGTTTCTTTGCAAGCTTATCAAACGGTGTTGTTCTTCAAATTGAAAATGGGAATGTAGTTCGAAGATTTTCAGGTCAATTAGGTGCAATTTCAACAATTTACGCAAATGGTGTGGTTGCTTGCGGTCATGAAGACGGAAAGGTGACATTGTGGACTTACAATGTTAAGCAAAACACATTTCAGTTAACGATGGTCCTTGATGACCACATTGATTCAGTGAAGAGTGTTGCAAGCTACAAAAACTATGTAATATCTGCTTCGAACGATAGAACTATTAAGATATGGGATTTCAAAACCGGAAAGCTGGTCAATATGCTTATAGGTCATAGTGGTTATGTGTGGAGTATATTAGTAGTTGGTGATATACTTGTAAGTGGTGGGTGGGATGGAAAAGTCATCTTGTGGGATTTGAAGACCTTTCAAAAGCTGAAAACTTACGAATTCCCAAAACTTTCTTTCACCGATATTTTTGCTCTGTCGGAAGAGGAGATATATTTAACAACACTGGAAGGTTTCGTTGTTAGGATTTACAAAGGTCAAACGAAGAAGGTTAAAATCTCCGAACAAACCTTATGGTCTATTGACAGTAACTACGTGGGCAATTTGGCATCATCTAAAGTCAGGATATACACTGCTGGTTGGGATGGCAGGGTGTATATTCTCGATAAGGAACTAAAGAAAATTGGTGAATTCAGATGTCATAACTCGACTATATTTAAAGTCATACATTTTGACCAAAAACTTTTCACAGCTGGGACTGACAATCTGATTAAAGTATGGGACTTGACTGGAGATGAACCAAAAAATATTGGTGTTCATTCGAAATTCCGGCAGTCGATACTCTCCGTTGCACTTTCGAAAACGCTTGGAAAATTGATAACAACCGATGGTAAGAATCTAGTTTCTGTGGATTTGGGAGACATTCCTAAATAA
- a CDS encoding NUDIX domain-containing protein has protein sequence MERTITTEVIFNGMLLTVLRDEVVLENGAMSIREHVLHPGAVAVVPVTSDGKVILVEQYRYPIKQKLLEIPAGKFDKPGEDVLECAKRELAEETGYTARKYTYLGYIYTTPGFSNEIIHLYLAQDLVPGDSNPDEDEILEVRIEDLEEVVKKCINGEITDAKTVAGVLRAYFKLRGEK, from the coding sequence ATGGAAAGGACGATAACAACAGAGGTGATTTTCAACGGCATGTTGCTTACAGTACTGAGAGATGAAGTAGTTTTAGAAAACGGTGCGATGAGTATTCGCGAACATGTTCTTCATCCCGGTGCGGTCGCGGTGGTTCCTGTAACAAGCGATGGAAAAGTTATTCTTGTTGAGCAATATCGGTATCCGATAAAGCAAAAGCTCTTGGAAATTCCCGCTGGAAAATTTGACAAACCAGGTGAAGATGTATTAGAATGCGCTAAGCGCGAGCTGGCAGAGGAGACTGGATATACGGCAAGAAAGTACACGTATTTGGGTTATATTTACACGACACCTGGTTTTTCAAACGAAATCATTCATCTTTACCTTGCACAAGACCTGGTTCCCGGAGATTCGAATCCAGACGAAGACGAAATTCTTGAAGTTCGAATTGAGGATTTGGAAGAGGTCGTGAAGAAATGTATAAATGGGGAGATAACGGATGCAAAAACAGTAGCTGGAGTACTGAGAGCATACTTCAAGTTAAGAGGTGAAAAGTGA
- the fliS gene encoding flagellar export chaperone FliS, translated as MDYMEQMVLTASPAKLIELLLQKAISVIDEAKNFIDSKDYNNANAKIVRAQDIIMELNLSLDMEKGGEIAKNLRALYNYMYRTLVEANIKKDKKMLDDVKVLLEDLLSTWREAMKLAGSTASQIDVNKPKINLTY; from the coding sequence ATGGATTACATGGAACAAATGGTTTTAACCGCAAGTCCTGCAAAACTTATCGAGTTGCTTTTACAAAAAGCAATAAGCGTAATTGATGAAGCAAAGAACTTCATAGACTCAAAAGACTACAACAACGCAAATGCCAAGATCGTCAGGGCGCAGGATATAATTATGGAACTCAATCTCTCGCTTGATATGGAAAAAGGTGGAGAGATAGCCAAGAACTTGAGAGCACTTTACAACTATATGTACAGAACACTTGTTGAAGCCAACATCAAAAAAGATAAGAAAATGCTCGATGATGTCAAAGTCTTGCTTGAAGACCTACTTTCAACCTGGCGAGAAGCTATGAAACTGGCCGGAAGTACTGCCAGCCAAATAGATGTCAATAAACCAAAGATAAACCTCACATATTAA
- a CDS encoding chemotaxis protein CheW, with product MELKFLTFYLGEEVFAINIMKVERVKEYEKTTKIPNIADYVEGIINLMGEIVPIINLRKKFLMEDFENKEKSKIIVVKLENGKKVGFLVDDVREVLTVTEDTIDEPPAHVAGMANAKFISGVIKLENEMVLTLEVDNLLTSEEKIALANIG from the coding sequence ATGGAACTCAAGTTCCTCACTTTTTATTTAGGTGAAGAAGTGTTCGCAATCAACATTATGAAGGTTGAACGTGTTAAGGAGTACGAAAAGACTACGAAAATACCGAACATTGCAGATTACGTTGAAGGAATAATAAATTTAATGGGCGAAATTGTTCCTATAATCAATCTAAGGAAGAAGTTTTTGATGGAGGATTTTGAAAACAAGGAGAAATCGAAAATTATAGTAGTTAAGCTTGAAAATGGTAAGAAGGTTGGCTTCCTAGTGGATGATGTGAGGGAAGTTCTAACCGTTACCGAAGATACGATAGATGAACCTCCAGCACATGTGGCAGGAATGGCAAATGCAAAATTCATCTCAGGTGTCATCAAATTGGAAAATGAAATGGTACTAACTCTCGAAGTTGATAATCTGCTAACTAGCGAAGAAAAGATTGCCTTGGCAAACATAGGCTGA
- a CDS encoding DUF5693 family protein — protein MKLPLFPRNEKYINIVLTVFALLVSVLVLLRIPNDKNNLTVSVFFTDDPSILFYTGHEKINDDVRLVIPLEGVEEKPEEFYKKIGERYVGIMEFYGDPNFVRAFYKITGYKKIVKVHYVKPKELPRYDSFSLFKRLWRAVVERSIEVIVLPRSKVVDEALKSFKDFFQVSSEVPSPDNTSWNSKVFGVLLGIYVGLQAPFSILAFAFFNNYWLFVSVMSILGTLAAYFASNNKFTKVANIFVLGLLTNFSLYSYEYLNDLEVYRGVKISLVTLPLIVGLLIFRNMYQKHSIKRWHVITAGVLGAVAITYMLMRSGNYGYVLDFEEKIRLTLENIFIIRPRFKELFFLPMFFIANDVENEFISGVLTFFGTFGFISIFNSFCHVKTPIYTVFYREITTVLVTLVIYLLFSVMRSLWLVWTNKK, from the coding sequence TTGAAGCTTCCCCTCTTTCCGAGGAACGAGAAATATATCAACATAGTTCTCACCGTTTTCGCACTCTTGGTTTCAGTTCTCGTACTTCTTAGAATACCAAACGATAAGAATAATTTGACTGTTTCCGTTTTTTTCACCGATGATCCTTCGATACTGTTTTACACAGGTCATGAGAAGATTAACGACGATGTGAGACTCGTGATACCTTTGGAAGGGGTCGAAGAAAAACCTGAAGAATTTTACAAAAAGATAGGCGAACGGTATGTTGGAATAATGGAGTTTTATGGAGACCCCAATTTTGTCCGAGCTTTCTACAAGATTACTGGTTACAAGAAAATAGTGAAAGTACATTATGTGAAACCGAAAGAGTTACCAAGATACGATTCGTTCTCGCTTTTCAAACGTCTCTGGCGTGCGGTGGTGGAAAGAAGTATTGAGGTCATAGTCTTACCAAGATCGAAAGTTGTTGACGAGGCATTAAAATCGTTCAAAGACTTTTTCCAGGTTTCCTCGGAAGTTCCTAGTCCGGATAATACCAGTTGGAATTCGAAAGTCTTCGGAGTGTTGCTTGGAATCTACGTTGGCTTACAAGCACCGTTCAGTATACTTGCTTTTGCCTTTTTCAACAATTACTGGTTGTTTGTTTCCGTTATGAGCATTTTAGGTACATTGGCCGCGTACTTTGCATCCAACAACAAGTTCACGAAGGTTGCTAATATTTTCGTATTAGGACTGCTCACCAACTTTTCACTATATTCGTACGAATATTTGAACGATTTGGAAGTCTATCGGGGGGTTAAAATCTCTTTAGTCACTTTGCCGCTAATCGTTGGTCTTCTCATATTTAGAAACATGTACCAGAAACATAGTATAAAACGATGGCATGTTATAACAGCGGGCGTACTTGGCGCAGTGGCTATAACCTATATGCTTATGCGTAGTGGGAATTACGGATACGTGCTTGATTTCGAAGAAAAAATAAGATTAACTCTTGAAAACATATTTATTATACGACCAAGGTTCAAGGAACTTTTCTTCCTACCGATGTTTTTTATTGCAAACGATGTTGAGAATGAATTCATAAGCGGAGTTTTAACATTTTTCGGTACATTTGGGTTTATATCGATATTCAATTCGTTCTGTCATGTTAAAACGCCCATATACACTGTGTTTTACAGGGAAATTACAACTGTGCTTGTTACTTTGGTCATATATCTGCTTTTCTCTGTAATGAGAAGTCTTTGGCTTGTTTGGACAAACAAGAAATGA
- a CDS encoding RluA family pseudouridine synthase, with amino-acid sequence MDKTPQSKENSLKNTVQSSWIVDQDNYFSRIDKFLRNALKNVPLSVIYKLIRTGKVYLNEKRVKEPSAKLEIGDRVEVRNEDLSKYTREYKEIKPAKISLDILFEDEDILVVNKPAGISVHPGKNINKPSLIEGLKYYGSQKGFEPFLVHRLDKETSGVLIVAKNRQVARELSEKISSRDVEKNYVALAFGSPRMERIDIPVDGQEAITHIKPVRKFRTKLDGKDISLTLLDVSIETGRKHQIRKHLAAKGFPIVCDNDYGDFRLNRAFSKKYNLKRHFLHCKSMSFDFHGKHYRFEASLSQDLKLVLKLLEAEGD; translated from the coding sequence ATGGATAAAACACCTCAAAGCAAGGAAAATTCTTTGAAAAATACAGTGCAAAGTTCTTGGATAGTTGACCAGGATAATTACTTCTCAAGGATCGATAAGTTTTTGAGAAATGCTTTGAAAAATGTTCCGCTCAGTGTAATATACAAACTGATAAGAACAGGGAAAGTATATCTTAACGAAAAGCGTGTTAAAGAACCATCTGCGAAATTAGAAATTGGCGATAGGGTTGAAGTTAGAAATGAAGACCTCTCGAAATACACTCGCGAATATAAAGAAATAAAACCTGCAAAGATTAGCTTGGATATCCTTTTTGAAGATGAAGATATCCTAGTCGTTAACAAACCAGCTGGTATCTCTGTTCATCCGGGGAAAAACATTAATAAACCGTCGCTTATAGAAGGGTTAAAGTACTATGGTTCACAGAAGGGATTTGAACCTTTTCTTGTGCACAGACTCGACAAGGAGACATCAGGTGTTCTGATCGTTGCGAAAAATAGACAAGTCGCAAGGGAACTCAGCGAGAAAATTTCTTCACGCGATGTGGAAAAGAACTACGTTGCTTTAGCTTTCGGTTCCCCAAGAATGGAGAGAATAGACATACCTGTTGACGGTCAGGAAGCAATAACACATATAAAACCCGTTCGGAAATTTAGAACAAAACTTGACGGGAAAGATATAAGTTTGACATTGCTTGACGTGAGCATAGAAACTGGGAGGAAGCATCAAATTCGTAAACACCTAGCAGCAAAAGGATTCCCGATAGTTTGTGACAACGACTACGGTGATTTTAGGCTGAACAGAGCCTTTTCAAAAAAGTACAACTTGAAAAGACATTTTTTGCATTGCAAGTCTATGTCTTTTGATTTCCATGGGAAGCATTACAGGTTTGAAGCTAGTCTGAGCCAGGATTTAAAGCTTGTTTTGAAACTCTTAGAAGCGGAAGGTGATTAA
- a CDS encoding 5'-methylthioadenosine/S-adenosylhomocysteine nucleosidase: MLLLAFEEIIGVFREMLPLLENGELVKRNFSRGIVGGNEVVTIYGFVGKVESAMIAQAIIDKFRPSYIIHCGSAGAIHPQLKIGDLVCGTVFYEHDFQSYTTLKIESSSKLLEKISDVYDKINFGPIVSGDVIVSDRETKTKLYEKYGAFAVDMDSAAIAKVCYQNGVEFCALKVIVDTSEEQAQIEYEQNFRKFSSLPSAIISELLDKHLL, encoded by the coding sequence TTGTTGTTACTGGCGTTCGAGGAGATAATTGGTGTTTTCCGCGAAATGTTACCTCTACTTGAAAATGGTGAATTGGTGAAAAGGAACTTTTCGAGAGGCATAGTTGGGGGTAATGAAGTGGTTACGATATACGGTTTTGTTGGTAAGGTCGAGAGTGCCATGATAGCACAAGCCATAATCGACAAGTTTAGGCCAAGCTACATTATACACTGTGGTTCGGCGGGGGCTATCCATCCACAATTGAAGATTGGAGATTTAGTCTGTGGGACGGTTTTTTACGAACATGATTTTCAATCTTACACCACACTTAAGATAGAGAGTTCGTCTAAGCTCTTAGAAAAAATATCGGATGTTTACGATAAGATAAACTTTGGACCAATTGTAAGTGGTGACGTCATAGTAAGTGATAGGGAGACTAAGACTAAGTTGTACGAAAAGTACGGGGCGTTCGCAGTTGATATGGATAGTGCAGCTATAGCGAAGGTGTGCTATCAAAACGGTGTTGAGTTTTGCGCACTGAAGGTTATAGTTGACACAAGTGAAGAGCAAGCTCAGATCGAATATGAGCAGAATTTCAGAAAATTCTCGAGTTTGCCCTCTGCCATTATTTCAGAATTACTCGATAAGCATTTGTTGTGA
- a CDS encoding chemotaxis protein CheX: MVDVRIVNSVLAAAQGTYESVLQMQAQFGKPQAVKDITPKYNIVTVIGFIGDIEGNFVYSFNEETALKIVSKMMMMEYNTLDELSLSAIGELGNMTSGSIAMNLEKLGYKIDITPPTVITGRDMKITAEGLIIKLPVSLFVTEDVELHIAIRGGK; encoded by the coding sequence ATGGTTGATGTGAGGATCGTTAACTCAGTTCTGGCAGCGGCACAAGGAACTTACGAGTCCGTTCTACAAATGCAGGCGCAATTTGGAAAGCCTCAGGCTGTTAAAGACATCACACCAAAGTACAATATAGTGACCGTGATAGGTTTTATAGGAGATATCGAAGGTAACTTTGTTTATTCGTTCAATGAAGAAACAGCGTTAAAAATAGTCTCAAAAATGATGATGATGGAATATAACACACTTGACGAACTTTCACTAAGCGCTATAGGTGAACTTGGTAACATGACGTCTGGAAGCATCGCGATGAATCTTGAAAAACTTGGATATAAAATTGATATTACACCTCCTACAGTGATAACCGGTAGAGACATGAAAATAACTGCGGAAGGTTTAATAATAAAGCTACCAGTTAGCTTGTTTGTTACTGAAGATGTGGAATTGCACATCGCTATTAGAGGTGGAAAGTAG
- a CDS encoding GTPase, producing the protein MVHQPNEHVKAWYPGHVQKAKRQIKENLKKIDIVIIVLDARAPVATTSFELKIFKDKQCVFLLNKSDLADPKYNKEWVSEISKSYPTLLVNKETNRRELLNFLKSIPTKYANPRIAVVGVPNVGKSTIINKILGKHKAKTGAQPGITRGVQWVNVEGFTVLDSPGILFSEIFSKDIAAKLLLIGSLPLENIDDEIFDHAFSVYALASGVQKDLYQFLEEFGRSRGLLKKGGQIDYERAKILFFKEVSEGKHGKLTYDTQFERFWEVLRDG; encoded by the coding sequence ATGGTACATCAACCAAATGAACACGTCAAAGCATGGTATCCAGGTCATGTTCAAAAGGCGAAAAGGCAGATCAAGGAGAATCTTAAGAAGATAGATATCGTTATTATCGTTCTTGATGCACGTGCCCCCGTTGCAACGACAAGCTTTGAGCTGAAGATTTTTAAAGACAAGCAGTGTGTTTTTTTGCTCAATAAATCCGATTTAGCAGATCCAAAGTACAACAAGGAATGGGTTTCTGAAATATCGAAATCTTACCCGACTTTGTTGGTAAATAAAGAGACGAACAGAAGAGAACTGTTAAACTTTCTAAAGTCGATTCCTACAAAGTACGCAAATCCGAGGATAGCGGTTGTTGGTGTTCCTAATGTTGGAAAGTCAACGATAATAAATAAAATACTGGGTAAGCATAAAGCGAAAACTGGTGCACAACCCGGTATCACACGTGGTGTTCAGTGGGTTAACGTTGAGGGATTCACAGTTTTGGATTCTCCGGGAATTTTGTTCTCTGAGATATTTTCAAAAGATATTGCAGCAAAGCTTTTGCTTATTGGTTCGCTGCCTCTGGAGAACATCGATGATGAAATTTTTGATCATGCATTCAGCGTTTACGCATTAGCTTCTGGAGTCCAGAAAGATTTGTACCAATTCTTGGAAGAATTTGGACGTTCCCGTGGACTGTTAAAGAAAGGTGGGCAAATTGATTACGAGAGAGCAAAAATCCTCTTCTTTAAAGAAGTTTCAGAAGGAAAGCATGGGAAGTTAACTTATGATACGCAATTTGAAAGATTTTGGGAGGTGTTAAGAGATGGTTGA